One stretch of Eggerthella lenta DSM 2243 DNA includes these proteins:
- a CDS encoding MFS transporter, whose product MGADEERSGPSRTQATGSSSAVTALVAIAAFLLFGLNNTETTALPTYVMSLGAGPFVASLQNSLFVLLAVLLRIPLERVVEQRGSRFAMIAGALGYTVPCLALVGCSELWQVVVLRLAQAFGLALFQPSVAQYLAATSPASKLGRRLGIVRFATTASLMAGPVTIFPLIDAHGYGAFFVALALVGTCGTAVALALPASSPLGQRVLLLASPLLLASGYSVVMNFGQTLAEEALASCNDGMLFAFLSTGGLVGSLVAGWATDRFGAKRSVGCTIAANGLGLLLMALGRSPEAVLAGAFLCGAGYFGATATLVAAAGASSGGGAGTFLARQQSALDLGMIAGGLLAGAMMQGGLPVSATYLATSAVAGAGLVAWGMMYPNTKGKPKR is encoded by the coding sequence ATGGGCGCCGACGAGGAACGGAGCGGCCCGAGCCGCACGCAGGCAACAGGATCATCGAGTGCCGTCACGGCGCTCGTCGCCATTGCGGCCTTCCTCCTGTTCGGGCTCAACAACACCGAGACGACCGCGCTTCCCACCTACGTCATGTCGCTTGGCGCCGGACCGTTCGTCGCCAGCTTGCAGAACAGCCTGTTCGTGCTGCTCGCCGTCCTCCTGCGCATCCCGCTCGAGCGCGTGGTGGAGCAGCGAGGAAGCCGCTTCGCCATGATCGCGGGAGCGTTGGGGTACACCGTGCCGTGCCTGGCCCTCGTCGGTTGCTCCGAGCTGTGGCAGGTCGTGGTCCTGCGCCTGGCGCAGGCGTTCGGGCTGGCGCTGTTCCAACCGAGCGTGGCGCAGTACCTCGCAGCCACCTCCCCCGCCTCCAAGCTGGGGAGGCGGTTGGGAATCGTGCGGTTCGCAACCACCGCCTCGCTGATGGCGGGGCCGGTGACCATCTTCCCGCTCATCGACGCGCACGGGTACGGGGCGTTCTTCGTCGCGCTCGCGCTTGTGGGAACGTGCGGCACGGCCGTCGCCCTCGCGCTCCCCGCGTCCTCTCCCCTGGGCCAGCGGGTGCTCCTCCTCGCCAGCCCGCTCCTGCTCGCGTCGGGCTACAGCGTGGTCATGAACTTCGGCCAGACCCTCGCCGAAGAAGCGCTCGCATCCTGCAACGACGGCATGCTGTTCGCGTTCCTCAGCACCGGAGGCCTCGTCGGCAGCCTCGTCGCCGGATGGGCGACCGATCGGTTCGGCGCGAAGCGCTCGGTGGGCTGCACCATCGCCGCCAACGGCCTGGGGCTGCTGCTCATGGCGCTGGGCCGCAGCCCCGAAGCGGTCCTCGCGGGGGCGTTCCTGTGCGGAGCGGGATACTTCGGCGCCACGGCCACGCTCGTCGCCGCCGCGGGCGCATCGTCGGGCGGCGGCGCCGGCACGTTCCTGGCGCGGCAGCAAAGCGCGCTCGACCTGGGAATGATCGCGGGAGGGCTGCTGGCCGGAGCCATGATGCAGGGCGGCTTGCCGGTTTCCGCGACCTATCTGGCAACCTCGGCGGTCGCCGGGGCGGGTCTGGTCGCGTGGGGTATGATGTATCCGAACACGAAGGGGAAGCCGAAGCGCTAG
- a CDS encoding molybdopterin-dependent oxidoreductase: MKTTDTHAGACEPEYFMRDGKLTRRTFIKGVGAITVASALGFGAQGTGAPEALADEAPAAAGEKAVHAVCTVNCTSRCHLRGTVRDGKLVRVEPGDMPGRPGYANACLRSMSYIQRLQDENARVMYPMRRTGERGSGEFERITWDEAIDAIAEKLNAVLAKDPQAASFYSFTGDLGKLSWEAPTRYAATVGATTWDIEGIMGDHGASMGMTMVFGTHRGAHDSRDYLNSKLLIVWGRNVADTHTSELRDYVAARKNGAKVIVIDPRQCSTAAMADEWIPLNPQTDPALALGMMNWIIGNDLHAKDKLVEESVAPYLIREDDGTYLRMVDGEVVATAAGTGKADEGSIGTAPAAQGEAGAGAGTYVIWDELTGAAVPAPDAASIKGGSVKPALTGSFTVDGVACRTAFDHLVDACAPYTLERTGEICGIDPDVVERLSREYIEAQPAGIRMGQGMQRVYHSYAPFRTVATLAMVAGYIGVPGGGASHAGGTATNKPVAGYTGPVYDFTDWSDTGKKANLVPSSKVYAAAVNHDPVPIDFLWIANSNFINMSPDSNRIINEVIPAIDFIVTVDPWWTWTAKYSDIVLPACTYWEHWDLVDRSPWAMFNQPAIEPMGESKSDVEIMSLLAKKTGVEDYWSKTDEEWIRQFVGTDHPAWDGLDWDRDVVEQGIFGRSDALYDPAIVYADGTGYKTDTGKFEFYTESLVAFDEEVPTWQPPCEDPREGELAAKYPLVYIQYHDRLNVHTQHILNPALEVVQDEPLLQMNPVDAEARGIAHGDVVRVLNDRGDMKIRAFLTEGIIPGTVATQSGWTPDYFIEGCYQNLTHHTICDAEEAYSMTNSAFYDVLVEVEKA, translated from the coding sequence ATGAAGACGACCGATACGCATGCTGGCGCATGCGAACCCGAGTACTTCATGCGCGACGGCAAGCTGACCCGTCGCACGTTCATCAAGGGCGTCGGCGCGATAACCGTCGCGTCCGCGCTGGGTTTCGGGGCGCAGGGCACCGGCGCGCCCGAAGCGCTGGCCGACGAGGCTCCGGCAGCCGCCGGCGAGAAGGCCGTGCACGCGGTGTGCACGGTGAACTGCACGTCGCGCTGCCATCTGCGCGGCACGGTGCGCGACGGCAAGCTCGTGCGCGTGGAGCCGGGCGACATGCCGGGGCGGCCGGGGTACGCCAACGCGTGCCTGCGCTCCATGAGCTACATCCAGCGCTTGCAGGACGAAAACGCGCGCGTCATGTACCCCATGCGGCGCACGGGCGAGCGCGGCTCGGGCGAGTTCGAGCGCATCACCTGGGACGAGGCCATCGACGCGATCGCCGAGAAGCTCAACGCCGTGCTGGCCAAAGACCCGCAGGCCGCTTCGTTCTACTCGTTCACAGGCGACCTGGGCAAGCTGTCGTGGGAGGCGCCCACGCGCTACGCCGCCACCGTGGGAGCCACCACCTGGGACATCGAGGGCATCATGGGCGATCACGGCGCGTCCATGGGCATGACCATGGTGTTCGGCACGCACCGCGGCGCGCACGACTCGCGCGACTACCTGAATTCCAAGCTGCTCATCGTGTGGGGCCGCAACGTGGCTGATACGCACACGTCCGAGCTGCGCGATTACGTGGCCGCGCGCAAGAACGGCGCGAAGGTCATCGTCATCGACCCGCGCCAGTGCTCCACGGCGGCCATGGCCGACGAGTGGATTCCCCTCAACCCGCAAACCGATCCGGCGCTGGCCTTGGGCATGATGAACTGGATCATCGGCAACGACCTGCATGCGAAAGACAAGCTGGTGGAGGAATCGGTCGCCCCCTACCTCATCCGTGAGGACGACGGCACGTACCTGCGCATGGTGGACGGCGAGGTGGTGGCCACGGCGGCGGGAACCGGGAAGGCCGACGAGGGTTCCATCGGCACCGCTCCGGCGGCGCAGGGCGAAGCGGGCGCCGGCGCCGGCACGTACGTGATCTGGGACGAACTGACGGGCGCCGCGGTGCCCGCCCCCGATGCGGCCTCCATCAAGGGCGGAAGCGTCAAGCCCGCGCTGACGGGCTCGTTCACGGTTGACGGCGTGGCGTGCCGCACCGCATTCGACCACCTCGTCGACGCGTGCGCTCCGTACACGCTCGAGCGCACCGGCGAAATCTGCGGCATCGACCCGGACGTGGTCGAACGTCTGTCCCGAGAGTACATCGAGGCGCAGCCCGCCGGCATCCGCATGGGTCAGGGCATGCAGCGCGTGTACCATTCCTACGCGCCGTTCCGCACCGTGGCCACGCTGGCCATGGTCGCCGGGTACATCGGTGTCCCCGGCGGCGGCGCGTCGCATGCGGGCGGCACGGCCACTAACAAGCCGGTTGCCGGCTACACGGGCCCGGTGTACGACTTCACCGATTGGTCGGACACGGGAAAGAAGGCGAACCTCGTGCCGTCCTCCAAGGTGTACGCGGCGGCGGTGAACCACGATCCGGTGCCCATCGACTTCCTGTGGATCGCCAACTCGAACTTCATCAACATGAGCCCCGATTCCAACCGCATCATCAACGAGGTCATCCCGGCCATCGACTTCATCGTCACCGTCGATCCGTGGTGGACGTGGACGGCGAAGTACTCCGACATCGTGCTGCCTGCCTGCACGTATTGGGAGCACTGGGACCTCGTCGACCGCAGCCCCTGGGCCATGTTCAACCAGCCCGCCATCGAGCCGATGGGCGAGAGCAAGTCCGACGTCGAGATCATGTCGCTGCTGGCGAAAAAGACCGGCGTCGAGGATTACTGGAGCAAAACCGACGAAGAATGGATTCGCCAGTTCGTGGGCACCGACCATCCGGCATGGGACGGCCTCGATTGGGATCGCGACGTGGTCGAGCAGGGCATCTTCGGCCGCTCCGACGCGCTGTACGACCCCGCCATCGTCTACGCCGACGGCACCGGCTACAAAACCGACACCGGCAAGTTCGAGTTCTACACCGAGTCCTTGGTGGCGTTCGACGAGGAGGTTCCCACGTGGCAACCGCCGTGCGAGGACCCGCGCGAAGGCGAGCTGGCCGCGAAGTACCCGCTCGTGTACATCCAGTACCACGACCGCCTGAACGTGCACACGCAGCACATCCTGAACCCGGCGCTCGAGGTGGTGCAGGACGAGCCCCTGCTGCAGATGAACCCCGTCGATGCCGAGGCGCGCGGCATCGCGCACGGCGACGTGGTGCGCGTGCTCAACGATCGCGGCGACATGAAGATCCGGGCGTTCCTCACCGAGGGCATCATCCCGGGCACGGTGGCCACGCAGAGCGGGTGGACGCCCGATTACTTCATCGAAGGCTGCTACCAAAATCTGACCCATCACACCATCTGCGACGCCGAAGAAGCCTACAGCATGACGAACAGCGCCTTCTATGACGTGCTCGTCGAAGTCGAGAAGGCGTAA
- a CDS encoding Crp/Fnr family transcriptional regulator, whose translation MEAISLFVQPKPLLSETIERIVADGTLKARALVLSPGDYLFREGDDMRETFYLTRGLVRLYSGTPDGYTKTVFFHKAGTLIGFQGFRPEVDRKPSILNAKATTKVEAFAIDAERFGSYLKTHGDVCYAMAQYLFEMMSLQTREAVNASVYPVLQRFSALLLTLAREFNSAQAPAIIPFSNEELAEMLGVHVNSITNSVVALRNADCAERQRGALVITDFKKLKSIAENLIVEN comes from the coding sequence ATGGAAGCAATCAGCCTGTTCGTGCAGCCGAAGCCGCTGCTGAGCGAGACCATCGAACGCATCGTCGCCGACGGCACCCTGAAGGCTCGGGCGCTCGTGCTGAGCCCGGGGGATTACCTGTTCCGCGAGGGCGACGACATGCGCGAGACGTTTTACCTGACGAGGGGCCTGGTACGGCTGTACAGCGGCACGCCCGACGGGTACACCAAAACGGTGTTCTTCCACAAGGCGGGCACGCTCATCGGGTTCCAGGGATTCCGTCCCGAAGTCGACCGCAAGCCGTCCATCCTGAACGCGAAGGCCACCACGAAAGTCGAAGCGTTCGCCATCGACGCCGAGCGTTTCGGCTCCTACCTCAAAACGCACGGCGACGTGTGCTACGCCATGGCGCAATACCTGTTCGAGATGATGTCGCTGCAAACGCGCGAAGCGGTGAACGCCTCCGTGTACCCCGTGCTGCAGCGGTTCTCCGCGCTGCTGCTCACGCTGGCCCGCGAGTTCAACTCGGCGCAGGCGCCGGCCATCATCCCGTTCAGCAACGAGGAGCTGGCCGAGATGCTGGGCGTGCACGTGAACTCCATCACGAACTCCGTCGTGGCGCTGCGCAACGCCGATTGCGCCGAACGCCAACGCGGCGCGCTGGTCATCACCGATTTCAAGAAGCTCAAAAGCATCGCCGAAAACCTCATCGTGGAGAACTAG
- a CDS encoding 4Fe-4S dicluster domain-containing protein, with amino-acid sequence MTEKRYGMVIDTQHCVGCQTCTVSCKISNEVPGSAHWNHLESLDGDVLYQSTGTFPRTTLAFRPLLCNHCENPACVNNCPSGAMHKDPATGIVSVNQDVCIACGYCSWVCPYGAPSMNDVDHVMSKCTFCAERVAEGVEPYCVAACPANARVFGDLNDPESAPSKLMQERHAEPYLPEAGTHPSVYYI; translated from the coding sequence ATGACCGAAAAACGTTACGGCATGGTGATTGACACCCAGCACTGCGTGGGCTGCCAAACCTGCACGGTCAGCTGCAAGATATCGAACGAGGTTCCCGGCAGCGCGCACTGGAACCACCTGGAAAGCCTGGACGGCGACGTGCTGTACCAATCGACGGGCACGTTCCCGCGCACCACGCTGGCCTTCCGGCCGCTGTTGTGCAACCACTGCGAGAACCCAGCGTGCGTGAACAACTGTCCGTCGGGGGCCATGCACAAAGACCCCGCTACCGGCATCGTGTCGGTGAATCAGGACGTGTGCATCGCGTGCGGCTACTGCAGCTGGGTGTGCCCCTACGGCGCGCCGTCGATGAACGACGTCGACCACGTGATGAGCAAGTGCACCTTCTGCGCCGAGCGTGTGGCCGAGGGCGTCGAGCCGTACTGCGTGGCCGCGTGTCCGGCGAACGCGCGCGTGTTCGGCGACTTGAACGATCCGGAGAGCGCGCCGAGCAAGCTCATGCAAGAGCGGCATGCCGAACCGTACCTGCCGGAGGCCGGCACGCATCCGTCGGTCTACTATATATAG